Part of the Kordiimonas pumila genome is shown below.
TAGGAGACGGCTGGCGTCGCAATGAAACTATAACCGCTCTTCAAAGGCTAAACCTTATTCGACTTGCTATTGCTATGACTTTTACCGAAGACAGGGCGGGCTTGATCGAAATGCGCAGGCGGTACGGCAATCAAATGCGCTCTGGCGATTTTACAAATGCTTTTGAATTGCTCACAAATGATCAGGACTTAACCCGTGGGGAAATTGGCTCGATAGCTAGCCAAATCGCAAGTGTAGAGAAGTTGCAATCGTTTATGCGTGATTATCGAAGCGATTTCTCTGGGCGGTAAGCGAGCAGCAAACAGTTTAAAGAATGGCATAGGCTCGTGTGGGGAACGTGCCAACGGCTTTTATCTTTAGTGGGGCGGCGTAAAATTTAAAACCTTGGTCTGGTAAAGCACTAAGGTTTGTTAGGTGCTCAACAATGGGTATGGCGCTTTTCAGTAAAATGGAATGAACGGGTCTTTCATTTAGCCTGATATCATCAATATTGTGACTATCTATTCCAACAAGAACAGCGCCGCCTTTTTCCAAGGCGCGTGCTGTAGCTTTCGTCAAAAACGGGTGTTTTTCCATATATGTATCGGACCCAAACTTTTTGGACCAGCCTGTATCAAACAAAACAGCTTTGTTTTTAAAGTCTTTTCCGTCAAGCGTATCTTCGTCAATTGCATGCCAGTTACAGCTATAGGGGGCACGAATAACAAGTGCAGGAAGGTTTGTTGTTGTTTCAAGGGCTAGAGTAGAGAGATCGTCGCCATCTGCATACCGGTGAAAAGGAGAGTCAATATATGTGCCGCTATTGCCCACCATTGTGAGCATATCTATTTGGAAAGAAGTGCCTTCTGCATATAATGATTTGCTTTCTTCTCTCGATAGATAGTCACAAATATGCACAGGTGGCAGGCCTTTATAAGTGGTCTGCCCATGCTGTATGGTGTGGCTTAGGTCAATTATTGGCATATGGGTATCTACTCAGTTTTCAGAGTGTTAGCAGCGATTATATAATACGACCTAATGAAGAGTGGTTAAAGGGCTTCACCAAAGCGTGATGATAAAATTATTTTATCTTTATGTGAATTTAGTGAATCATACTTCGGCAGGCACAAAAAAGTGCACTGACAGGAAAGCCAATTGAAGGGGATACATTATGAAAGTTTCTAAGTTCGCCAAGTCCGCTTTCGTCACGACAAGTGCAGTGGCCTTTGCCATGACTGCTGCGGCAAGCATACATGCTGATGATGAGATGAAAGCCAAAAAAGAAAAATGCTATGGTGTGGTTGCTAAAGGGATGAATGATTGTGGCACCTCTACACATAGCTGTGCCGGGCAAAGTGCAGAGGATGCACACCCAGAGGAATGGGTTTATGTTCCTGCCGGAATGTGTGATCGTCTAGCGGGTGGCTCAAAAGAACCTGCTGCAATGTAATTTTTAAAGCAATTTAGCCCAGGTGGTAAAATATGGAGACGATATCAGATTTTTTACCACCTGATGTCTATAAAACAGCTGGTATAAGCCTTAAAAACCAACATTTTCTTGATATTATGAAGCAAAAACCACGTGTAGGTTTTTTTGAAATACACGCGGAAAACTTTATGTCTGAAGGCGGTAATCACCGGCGCTTTCTTGAAAAAGTATGCCTAGATTATCCTTTGTCCATTCACGGGGTAGGCATGTCGCTTGGTTCTGCTGAAGGTTTATCGCACACTCATCTGAAAGCATTTAAAGCAATTGTAGATAAGTTTAACCCTATGTTGGTTTCTGAGCACTTGGCATGGTCAGCCGTTGATGGGTATTACCTTAACGACCTTCTTCCACTGCCCTTAACGCAGGAAAGCATGGCTGTTGTTGCAGATAATGTAAACCACATGCAGGACTTTTTAGGGCGTCAGATATTGATTGAAAATCCATCATCCTATCTTACGTTTAAGAACAGTGAGATACCTGAGCCAGATTTCCTTTCGGGGCTTGTTGAAAGAACAAACTGTGGTCTCTTGCTGGATGTGAATAATGTTTATGTCTCGGCATCCAACTTAGGTTGGAATGCAGAGGAGTATTTAAAATATATTGATGGGAAAGCTGTTCAGGAAATTCATTTGGCAGGGCATACAGTTCGTACTGTTGATGGTGGCATTATTCTAATTGACGATCACGGCGCGGCTATTTCTAATAACGTTTGGAACCTTTTTCAAACAGCGCTTTCAAGTTGGGGGTCAAAACCTGTTCTTATTGAATGGGATACAAATATACCTCCTTTGGAAACGTTCGTGCAGGAAGCTGATAAAGCTTCAGTTTTGATGAGAAAATTTGAAAGAGCTAGTGCATATGCCTAGTTTACATGAAGTTCAGAAAGCTATGAAAATAGCTCTTCATTCTGGTGAGGTTAAAGCCGCTCTGCTTGATGGAATTGTGAGTGATACAGTAAGCTCTAAACAGCGGCTGCAGGTATATCAGAACAATTATGTATACTCATTAACTGAAAATCTTACTTCAATATTCCCTATCGTTAACACTTTTGTTGGGGAAGATTTTATGGGCCACGTCTGCTGGGAATTTATAAAAAAATACCCGCCATCTAGACCTGCTCTCCAATCATATGGGGACAGGTTACCTGTGTTTTTGAAAAACTTTGAGCCAGCTCAAAATGTACCATATGTGGCTGATATAGCGTTGCTTGAATGGTCAGTGCATACCTTGCAGCATAAACCCCCTGTTTCTGTTGACCCAAATAGTAAGACGTTAAACCCACATATTAGAGTTATTAAAAGTAAGTACCCCCTTATGAAGCTTTGGTTGGCGGGCATTGGGCAATTAAAGCCTGAAGCAGTTTCCTTACAAGAAGGCCCGCAAACGGTGTGTATTGTTTTGTCAAACCATGAAGTGCGAATTGTAAGCCTTAATCGCGATGAAGAAAGCATTGTCTCCCTTCTTCAAGGGGGAGGGAGTATCGCCTCGTTTGCGTCTGATGAACTTGCGAGCTTAATCAAAAAAGATGTTATTTTATAATGTGATACCTATAAAAAATGTAAAGGCTTTACACTGAGCCCGCCTTTTTTGCCCTTTTGCACTGGCTGTATTGTTGCAGGTGGTTTTGTGTCAAAGAACAGGCTTTAAATTCCGGAATTAATTTTAAGAATGAAAATCCATAGATGGTGTTGCTATGGGCAATTCATTCCTTATTTTTGTACAATGTATGGTTTTCTTGGAAGAAAACGCTAAGAATATGACATTTTATGGTATATGTGTTCCAAACTATAGCTATGGGAAGATCATTATGGATGACATTGATCGTAAGATACTGAATTTACTGCAAAAAGACGCAACATTGAGTACAGCGGATATTGCTGAATCTGTTGGTCTATCAACAACGCCGTGTTGGCGCAGAATTCAAATTCTTGAGCAAGAGGGGTATATTACACGCCGTGTGGCGCTGGTTGACCGCAATAAGGTCAATGTGCCCCTAGACGTTTTTGTTGCCATACGGACGAATGAGCATAATTGGAAATGGCTTGATGAATTTGCAGAGATTGTCTGTGAGTTTCCCGAAGTGGTTGAGCTCTACCGTATGAGCGGTGAAATTGATTATCTCATGCGTGTGGTTGTGCCTGACATGGCGGCTTATGATATTTTTTACAAGTCCCTTATCAAGAAGGTGCAACTCACAGATGTTAGTTCATCATTTGCGATGGAGCGTATTAAATATACGACGGCACTTCCTCTGGATTACGCCCTTGATGATGCTCGTTCTCGCCGTAGAAAGGTTTAATAATGGACGCTTTAGAAGCGACGCCTGCCATAAAACAGGAAATCTTTTTGAAAGATTATCAGCCGCCGCACTTTTGGGTGGATGAAATATCACTTTGTTTCAATCTTGGCGAAAAAGGCGCGCGCGTAACGGCAGAGACTAAATTTAGAAGGAATTCTAAGACTGACAACGCGTTAGTTCTCGATGGTGGCCCGTATATGGCTCTTGAATCCATAACAGTTGATGGCACACCTCTTGATGAACGTGCTTATACAGTAAGTGCCACAGCACTGACAGTGCACAGCGTACCAGATCAGTTCCTTTTGAAAGTTGTCACAAAACTGGACCCTGTTAATAACACACGGCTTGAAGGGCTTTATCATTCTAGTGGCAACTTTTGCACGCAGTGTGAGGCACAAGGTTTTCGCCATATCACATATTATCCTGACAGGCCGGACGTTTTGGCAAAATACACAGTTCGGATAGAGGCAGAGCAGAGTAAGTTCCCCGTACTATTATCAAACGGAAATAGGGTAGCTGAAGGCTCTATGTCTGGTGGCTATCATTATGCAGTATGGGAAGACCCATACCCAAAGCCTTCTTATCTTTTTGCTTTGGTTGCTGGAGACTTTGCGTGCCGAAATGATCACTTTGTTACAGCTAGCGGAAAGCATGTTGAACTTAATATATATGTTGCTCCTGATGATCTGAACAAAAGTGATTATGCGATGGCTTCCCTGAAACGCTCCATGAAATGGGATGAAGAGGTTTTTGGCCTCGAATATGATCTCGATATTTATAATATTGTGGCTGTTTCTGATTTCAACATGGGGGCAATGGAAAATAAAGGCCTTAATGTTTTTAATACCAAGTATGTGCTTGCAAGCCCGGAAACCGCGACTGATGCGGATTTTAGCCATGTAGAAGGTGTGATTGGCCATGAGTATTTCCACAACTGGACGGGAAACAGGGTTACATGCCGTGATTGGTTTCAGCTTAGCCTGAAAGAGGGGCTAACGGTCTTTCGAGATCAGGAATTCACCAGTGACATGGCATCTCGTTCGCTTAAACGGCTTGATGATGTGCGCATACTGCGTCTATTGCAGTTCACGGAAGATAGTGGCCCACTTGCTCACCCGGTTAGGCCTGAGAAGTATGTTGAAATCAATAATTTTTATACTGCCACTGTGTATAATAAAGGCGCTGAAGTTATACGCATGATGCATACCCTTATGGGGGCTGAAACCTTTAGAAAAGGGATGGACCTATATATAGGCCGTCATGACGGCCATGCCGTAACGTGTGAAGATTTTGTCGTTGCTATGGAAGATGCAAGCGGCCTCGACCTGAAGCAGTTTAGGCTTTGGTATTCGCAGGCAGGTACCCCGCACTTAAAAGTTAACATTACGTGCAGCCACGGGACCGCCAAGCTAACTATTGATCAATCTTGCAAACCAACGCCAGGCCAGCCAGATAAAAAGCCATATCATATGCCTTTGCTTGTTGGATGGCTTGATAGCGCAGGGAACCCTATTTGCCCTAATATTGGAGCGGGCGGTAAATGGCTCAAAGAAAGTTGCTTACTGGAACTGAAAAGCCCCAGAGAAGTGTTTGAGTTTATGGATGTTCCAGAAGGGGCCGTTATTAGCTTGCATAGGCAGTTTTCTGCACCTGTAAAGCTTGATCATAATTTGAGTGATAAAGAACTCGCATTTTTAATGGCATACGATAGTGATGCGTATGCGCGCTGGGAGGCGGCACAACAACTTGCATCGCGTCAATTCTTGAGTGAAGTGAATGGTAAACCGTTAATTGATGGAGCCTTTGAGAAAGCATTTCACTTTGCATTAAGAGACGAAGAAACAGACCCTGCGTTTGTCGCGGAGCTTTTAACGCTGCCCAGTGAAATTGATCTTGGTCAGAAAATGCAAACTCTGGATCCCGCAGGTATCCATCAGGTTCGTGAAAAGCTGATAAAAAAGCTCGCGCTTGAAAATAAAGAGTATCTGATTAAACGCTACACTAAATTAAATACAGGTGTTTATTCACTCGATCAAACCTCTGTAGCCAAGCGGCGCCTGAAGAATATACTTTTGGCATATATTAGTGTTTGCCCCGAAGGCGCGACTTATGTTGAGACACAGTTTAAAGCGGCTGATAATATGACTGACCGCATGGCGGCACTGCAGCTTCTTGTTCATAGTGACTATGAGAACAGGCAAGAGCTGCTGAATGGCTTTTACGAAACGTGGCACTCAAATGCGCTCGTAATTGATAAATGGTTTTCTGTTCAGGCACTCAGTAAAAGGTCTGATACAGTGGAAATGGTATTAAAGCTTGTTGAGCATCCAAGTTTTAGCTTTAAAAATCCAAACCGTGTACGCTCACTTGTTTCTGCGTTTAGTATGCTGAATCAGGCTGCGTTCCATATCAGTGGTGGGGCTGGGTATCGGTTTCTTGCTGAAATGATTGTTAAGGTGGATGCGTATAATCCACAAACCGCAGCCAAGCTTGTTGCACCTCTTGGCAGGTGGCAAAGATTAAATGCGGTTGCAATGCGTCAAATGCAAGAAAGTCTCAAGTGGATTCTAAATAAGCCTAATATTAGTGATGATGTTAGGGAGCTTTGCTTGAAGTCTATCGAGTAATTCAACCTTAATTCGCATTATAAACCTCTGAAATGTATTAGCAGACGCGAACTTATAGTGCCTGTTGCGTATTGATTTGTATCGTAGTAGCGTGCGCCACTGCGGGGTCTAACAATTGTAATGGTTGTGTAATAAAAACATAATGTATGATGATTGGCTGTTAGGGAATTTTCAGCATGGCCGGGTGTTATATTCTTCTATAGAATAATCCTGTTTTGGGACTTATACTGAGCATTGCCAATCACCGGAGAGAGTATCATGATTAAAGGACCTGATCCTATTGATGTTCATGTAGGTCAAAGGGTGCGCGCTCGCCGAAAGATGCTGGGTCTATCACAGACACAGCTCGGGAAAGAATTGGGAGTGACTTTCCAGCAAGTGCAGAAATACGAACGTGGCACTAACCGAATTGGATCAAGCCGATTATTCAAAATGGCTTCGACACTTGATGTTCCTGTAGCTTACTTTTTTGAGGGCGCGGAAACTAAATTGCCGGGGTATGAGAAAGAGCTTGAGGCTATAGACCAGAGTATATACGAAAAACAGGAAACTCAAGAGCTGGTGGAGGCATACTACCGTATTGCTGATCCGCGAATTCGTAAAAAAGTTTTGGGCTTGGCTCGGTTACTTTCTAGTGGTGTAGACGAATATGGCATGTAAGTGCTGTAAGTCTGATGATATTACCTAGTTAAGTT
Proteins encoded:
- a CDS encoding cyclase family protein, whose product is MPIIDLSHTIQHGQTTYKGLPPVHICDYLSREESKSLYAEGTSFQIDMLTMVGNSGTYIDSPFHRYADGDDLSTLALETTTNLPALVIRAPYSCNWHAIDEDTLDGKDFKNKAVLFDTGWSKKFGSDTYMEKHPFLTKATARALEKGGAVLVGIDSHNIDDIRLNERPVHSILLKSAIPIVEHLTNLSALPDQGFKFYAAPLKIKAVGTFPTRAYAIL
- a CDS encoding BufA1 family periplasmic bufferin-type metallophore — its product is MKVSKFAKSAFVTTSAVAFAMTAAASIHADDEMKAKKEKCYGVVAKGMNDCGTSTHSCAGQSAEDAHPEEWVYVPAGMCDRLAGGSKEPAAM
- the bufB gene encoding MNIO family bufferin maturase, which translates into the protein METISDFLPPDVYKTAGISLKNQHFLDIMKQKPRVGFFEIHAENFMSEGGNHRRFLEKVCLDYPLSIHGVGMSLGSAEGLSHTHLKAFKAIVDKFNPMLVSEHLAWSAVDGYYLNDLLPLPLTQESMAVVADNVNHMQDFLGRQILIENPSSYLTFKNSEIPEPDFLSGLVERTNCGLLLDVNNVYVSASNLGWNAEEYLKYIDGKAVQEIHLAGHTVRTVDGGIILIDDHGAAISNNVWNLFQTALSSWGSKPVLIEWDTNIPPLETFVQEADKASVLMRKFERASAYA
- a CDS encoding HvfC/BufC N-terminal domain-containing protein, with translation MPSLHEVQKAMKIALHSGEVKAALLDGIVSDTVSSKQRLQVYQNNYVYSLTENLTSIFPIVNTFVGEDFMGHVCWEFIKKYPPSRPALQSYGDRLPVFLKNFEPAQNVPYVADIALLEWSVHTLQHKPPVSVDPNSKTLNPHIRVIKSKYPLMKLWLAGIGQLKPEAVSLQEGPQTVCIVLSNHEVRIVSLNRDEESIVSLLQGGGSIASFASDELASLIKKDVIL
- a CDS encoding Lrp/AsnC family transcriptional regulator, translating into MDDIDRKILNLLQKDATLSTADIAESVGLSTTPCWRRIQILEQEGYITRRVALVDRNKVNVPLDVFVAIRTNEHNWKWLDEFAEIVCEFPEVVELYRMSGEIDYLMRVVVPDMAAYDIFYKSLIKKVQLTDVSSSFAMERIKYTTALPLDYALDDARSRRRKV
- the pepN gene encoding aminopeptidase N gives rise to the protein MDALEATPAIKQEIFLKDYQPPHFWVDEISLCFNLGEKGARVTAETKFRRNSKTDNALVLDGGPYMALESITVDGTPLDERAYTVSATALTVHSVPDQFLLKVVTKLDPVNNTRLEGLYHSSGNFCTQCEAQGFRHITYYPDRPDVLAKYTVRIEAEQSKFPVLLSNGNRVAEGSMSGGYHYAVWEDPYPKPSYLFALVAGDFACRNDHFVTASGKHVELNIYVAPDDLNKSDYAMASLKRSMKWDEEVFGLEYDLDIYNIVAVSDFNMGAMENKGLNVFNTKYVLASPETATDADFSHVEGVIGHEYFHNWTGNRVTCRDWFQLSLKEGLTVFRDQEFTSDMASRSLKRLDDVRILRLLQFTEDSGPLAHPVRPEKYVEINNFYTATVYNKGAEVIRMMHTLMGAETFRKGMDLYIGRHDGHAVTCEDFVVAMEDASGLDLKQFRLWYSQAGTPHLKVNITCSHGTAKLTIDQSCKPTPGQPDKKPYHMPLLVGWLDSAGNPICPNIGAGGKWLKESCLLELKSPREVFEFMDVPEGAVISLHRQFSAPVKLDHNLSDKELAFLMAYDSDAYARWEAAQQLASRQFLSEVNGKPLIDGAFEKAFHFALRDEETDPAFVAELLTLPSEIDLGQKMQTLDPAGIHQVREKLIKKLALENKEYLIKRYTKLNTGVYSLDQTSVAKRRLKNILLAYISVCPEGATYVETQFKAADNMTDRMAALQLLVHSDYENRQELLNGFYETWHSNALVIDKWFSVQALSKRSDTVEMVLKLVEHPSFSFKNPNRVRSLVSAFSMLNQAAFHISGGAGYRFLAEMIVKVDAYNPQTAAKLVAPLGRWQRLNAVAMRQMQESLKWILNKPNISDDVRELCLKSIE
- a CDS encoding helix-turn-helix domain-containing protein, with amino-acid sequence MIKGPDPIDVHVGQRVRARRKMLGLSQTQLGKELGVTFQQVQKYERGTNRIGSSRLFKMASTLDVPVAYFFEGAETKLPGYEKELEAIDQSIYEKQETQELVEAYYRIADPRIRKKVLGLARLLSSGVDEYGM